DNA sequence from the Cronobacter turicensis z3032 genome:
ATTTCGAGGCCAAAATGGCGCAACTGCCGTCGGTGCGCCGCTACGGTCGCCTGACCCGCGCCACCGGCCTGGTGCTGGAAGCGACCGGGCTGCAACTGCCGCTCGGCGCGACCTGCATTATCGAGCGTCAGGAAGGCACGCAGCTCCAGGAAGTGGAAAGCGAAGTGGTCGGCTTTAATGGCCAGAAACTGTTTTTAATGCCGCTTGAAGAAGTGGAAGGCATTTTACCAGGCGCGCGCGTTTATGCCCGCGCGGGCCTGGGCGAAGGGTTACAGAGCAGCAAACAGCTGCCGCTCGGCCCGCAACTCCTCGGCCGCGTGCTGGATGGCGCGGGCAAGCCGCTTGACGGTCTGCCCTCCCCTGACACCGAAACCACCGGGGCGTTGATCACGCCGCCGTTCAACCCGCTGCAGCGTACCGCGATTGAAGATGTGCTGGATGTCGGCGTGCGCCCGATCAACGCCCTGCTCACCGTTGGTCGCGGCCAGCGTATGGGCCTGTTCGCAGGTTCCGGCGTCGGTAAATCGGTGCTGCTCGGCATGATGGCGCGCTACACCCAGGCGGATGTCATCGTCGTAGGGCTTATCGGCGAGCGTGGCCGCGAAGTCAAAGACTTTATCGAGAACATCCTTGGCGCCGAAGGGCGCGCCCGCTCGGTGGTGATCGCCGCCCCGGCGGATGTCTCTCCTTTATTACGTATGCAGGGCGCCGCGTATGCCACCCGCATCGCAGAAGATTTCCGCGACCGTGGTCAGCACGTACTGCTGATCATGGATTCGCTGACCCGTTACGCGATGGCGCAGCGTGAAATCGCGCTGGCCATCGGCGAGCCGCCGGCGACCAAAGGCTATCCGCCTTCTGTTTTCGCCAAACTGCCCGCGCTGGTGGAACGCGCCGGTAACGGCATCACCGGCGGCGGCTCGATTACCGCGTTTTATACCGTACTGACCGAAGGCGACGACCAGCAGGATCCGATCGCCGACTCCGCGCGCGCCATTCTCGACGGCCACATTGTGCTGTCGCGCCGCCTCGCGGAAGCCGGTCACTATCCGGCAATTGATATCGAAGCGTCCATCAGCCGCGTGATGACAGCCATCATCAGCGAAGAACATTACGCGCGCGTGCGGACCTTCAAACAGCTGCTCTCAAGCTTCCAGCGCAACCGCGATCTGGTGAGCGTCGGAGCTTATGCCAAAGGCAGCGATCCGATGCTGGATCGCGCCATTACGCTGTGGCCGCAACTGGAAGCGTTTCTGCAGCAGGGTATTTACGAACGTTCCGGTGTAGAGGATGCGTTGCAGGCACTGGAACTTATCTTCCCGTCAGTATGATGAGGTATGAGGGAGGTAGCCATGAAACAAAATGGCGCGCTGAACACGCTTAAAGATATGGCTGAGAAAGAAGTCGACGATGCCGCGTTGCGGCTTGGCGAAATGCGTCGCGGCTGTCAGCAGGCGGAAGAACAACTTTCGATGCTGATGAACTATCAGCAGGAATATCGCAATAACCTGAATCAGACCATGACGCAGGGGATTGCCAGTAACCGCTGGGTCAATTACCAGCAGTTTATCCAGACGCTGGAAAAAGCGATTGAACAGCATCGCCTCCAGCTGTCGCAGTGGAACAACAAAGTCGATCAGGCGCTCTCGTTCTGGAAAGAGAAAAAGCAGCGTCTTCAGGCCTGGCAAACACTCCAGGACCGGCAGGCCAGCGCGGCGCTGCTGGCGGAAAACCGGCTCGATCAAAAAAGAATGGATGAATTTGCCCAGCGGGCATCAATGAGGAAAGGCGAATGATTACGTTGCCCAATGTTGTGCTGACCAGCGACGTCGATGCGACCGGCACCGGTGCCGGGCTGAAAGGCCTCGATGCGAAAGGCGGCGACGCGGCGCAGGATTTCCTGGCGCTGTTAGGCCAGCATTTCGCAGGCGGGCTCCCGCTTGCTGACGGTAAAACGCTGTCGCTCGCGCAGTTGCAGGGCGCTGGTAAAGAGACGCTGGCGGGGAAAACGCTGGCCGACGCCACGGCAGGCCAGCCAGGCGTGCAGAACGATCTGGCGCGACTGCTGGATCAACTGACCAACGGCGAAATCACCCCGGCCGATCTGACGCTTGCCGCAGGCGATGCGCAGGCGGTGACGGCTGACGCCGCGAAGCCCGCGCTGAAAACCGCCGGTCTTGACGACGATAAAAAGCTCAGCGATGAAGATATGGCCGCCTTAAGCGCCCTCTTCGCCATGCTGCCGCCGACTCAGCAGCCGAACGCGGCCGCGGGCGCAACGATGCAGACCCAGGCTCAGGGCGTCGCCGCACTGAGCGCCAGCGGCTTTAGCCCGGCGGCGAGCCTGACTCAGACGCTCGGCAACGCCAAAAGCGATGCCAAAACCAGCGCTAAAAGCGATGACGCCGCCACCCCGCTGACGGCGGCCGCCGCCAGCGCGCCGGTGACCGGCCAGGTTGCCGCGGATGTCGTCGCGCCTGTGTCAACGCTCGATAAAACCGCCGCCGACGTCAGCAGTACGCAGGTGCCGCACAACCTGAACCTGCATGCGCTGTCCTCCACGACGACTCAGGGTTCGCAGAACACCGCCCCGGTGATCGCGATGCCGACCCCGCAGGTCACCGCGCCGCTCGGTACCCCGGACTGGCAGAACTCGGTGAGCCAGCACATTACGCTCTTTACCCGCAACGGCCAGCAGAGCGCCGAGCTGCGCCTGCACCCGGAAGAACTGGGCGCGGTACAGATCAGCCTGAAGCTTGACGACAATATGGCGCAGGTGCGGATGGTGTCGCCGCACAGCCACGTGCGCGCCGCGCTGGAAGCGGCCCTCCCGACGCTGCGCGCGCAGCTCGCGGAGAGCGGTATTCAGCTGGGTCAGAGCAGCATCAGCAGCGAAAACTTTAGCGGTCAGCAGCAGCAAAACAACCCGCAACAGTCTGCCTCATCCCGTTCCGGCGGCGGTTTTAGCCTGAATGGTGAAGAAGAAGCGATTGCCGCTCCGGCAAGCCTTCAGGCAGCCGCTCGCGGCAACGGCGCGGTCGATATCTTTGCCTAACGCCAGAGGTAACGTGATTATTCCCGTTTTTTCCAGGCTTTGACTGCGCGCAGAGACGGGATAATCACTCTATCGCAGTACTGATACAGGAAACCCGAGTCTGATGACTGACAGCGCAATCACCAAAGGTAAAGGCCGTAAACGCTCCATCTGGATCCCGTTACTGGTCATTATAACTCTCGCTGCCTGTGCGACGGCAGGCTATAGCTACTGGCGTATGCAGCAGCATGGCACCACCGCGGCTAAAGCGGCGCCAGAACCGCCGCCGGCGCCGGTCTTTTTCGCACTGGACACCTTCACCGTGAACCTGGGTGATGCCGACCGCGTGCTGTACGTCGGCATTACGCTGCGTCTGAAGGACGAGGCGACCCGCCAGCGTCTGAGCGACTATCTGCCGGAAGTGCGCAGCCGTCTGCTGCTACTCTTCTCTCGTCAGGACGCCTCGCAACTGGCGACCGATGAAGGCAAGCAGAAGCTGGTGGAGGCTATCAAACAGACGCTCTCCGCGCCGCTGGTGGCAGGACAACCGAAGCAGGTAGTGACTGACGTCCTCTACACTGCCTTTATCTTGCGGTAAAGCCATGGGCGACAGCATTCTTTCTCAGGCCGAAATCGATGCGCTGTTAAACGGCGACAGCGAGCAGAGCGCGGAACAGCAAGCGACAGGCGGCGATGGCGACATCCGCCCCTACGATCCCAATACCCAGCGTCGCGTGGTGCGCGAGCGCCTCCAGGCGCTGGAGATTATCAACGAACGCTTCGCGCGCCAGTTCCGTATGGGGTTGTTTAACCTGCTGCGCCGCAGCCCGGACATCACCGTGGGGGCGATTCGTATTCAGCCTTACCACGAGTTTGCCCGCAACCTGCCGGTGCCGACCAACCTTAACCTGATTCATTTAAAACCGCTGCGCGGCACCGGGCTGTTTGTGTTTTCGCCAAGCCTGGTGTTTATCGCGGTGGACAACCTGTTCGGCGGTGACGGCCGCTTCCCGACTAAAGTGGAAGGCCGCGAATTTACCCACACCGAACAGCGCGTCATCAACCGTATGCTCAAGCTGGCGCTTGAAGCCTACAGCGACGCGTGGAAAGCGATTAACCCGCTGGACGTAGAGTATGTGCGTTCAGAAATGCAGGTGAAATTCACCAACATCACCACCTCGCCGAACGATATCGTGGTTAACACCCCGTTTCACGTTGAGATTGGTAACCTGACCGGCGAGTTTAATATCTGCCTGCCGTTCAGCATGATTGAGCCGCTGCGCGAGCTGCTGGTCAACCCGCCGCTGGAAAACTCCCGTCAGGAAGACCAGCACTGGCGCGACAACCTGGTACGCCAGGTTCAGCACTCGGAGCTGGAGTTGATTGCCAACTTCGCCGAGATCCCGCTGCGACTCTCGAAGATCCTGAAGCTGAAGCCAGGCGATGTGCTGCCCATTGAGAAGCCAGATCGCATTCTGGTGCACGTGGATGGCGTACCGGTTCTCACCAGTCAGTACGGCACCGTGAGCGGACAATATGCCCTGCGCGTTGAACATTTGATCAACCCAATTTTGAATTCGCTGAATGAGGAACAGCCCAATGAGTGACATTAACAAACCGTCCGATGAAAAAGCAGGTGACGTGGACGATCTGTGGGCTGATGCATTGAACGAACAAAAAGGCACCGGCGATTCCGCAGAGGATCTGTGGGCCGATGCGTTGAGCGAGCAGAAAACCGCGGGCAAGAGTTCGGCGGACAGCGTGTTCCGCGCGCTGGAAGGCGGCGACATGATTGGTGCGTTGCAGGATATCAACCTGATTATGGATATCCCGGTCAAACTCACCGTGGAGCTGGGCCGCACCCGCATGACCATCAAAGAGCTGCTGCGTCTGACGCAGGGTTCCGTGGTCGCGCTTGACGGTCTCGCCGGCGAACCGCTGGATATTCTGATTAACGGTTACCTGATTGCTCAGGGTGAAGTCGTGGTCGTCGCCGATAAATATGGCGTGCGCATCACCGATATCATCACCCCGTCAGAACGTATGCGTCGCCTGAGTCGTTAAATGAAAAATCAGACCACTGTCCCACAGCCGGCAATGCCCGACGCCGGCTCATCCTTAATCCAGGTAAGCGGCGCGCTAACGCTGATTATCCTCTTTATTCTGCTGTTTGCCTGGATGGCAAAGCGTTTTGGCTTCGCGGCTAAAACCACCGGGATCCGTGGTCTGAAGCTTCACAGCAGCCTGAGCGTTGGGGCTCGCGAAAAGATTGTGATTGTCGAAGTGGAAGATGCCCGCCTGGTGCTGGGTGTGACCGCCACCTCGATTACGCCGCTGCACACCCTCCCGCCTGCGCCGCCCGCGCAGGAGCCGGAAACCGTGCCTGGCGCTGAATTCCAGAACCTGATGAAAAATCTGCTTAAGCGTAGCGGGAGAAAGTAATGCGTCGTTGGTTGAATCTTTCTTTCCTCGCGCTCGGCCTGCTGGCCGCGCCGGCGATGGCACAACTGCCGGGTCTTGTCAGCCAGCCGATGTCTGGCGGCGGTCAGAGCTGGTCGCTGCCGGTACAGACGCTGGTGTTTATCACCTCGCTGACGTTCCTGCCCGCCATTCTGTTAATGATGACCAGCTTTACGCGCATCATCATTGTGTTCGGTCTGCTGCGTAACGCGCTCGGCACCCCTTCCGCGCCGCCAAACCAGGTGCTGCTGGGCCTCGCGCTATTCCTGACCTTTTTTATCATGTCGCCGGTTATCGATAAGATCTATTCCGACGCCTATCAGCCGTTCACCGAAAATAAAATTTCGATGGAAGTGGCGCTCGACCGCGGCGCGCAACCGCTGCGTGAATTTATGCTGCGTCAGACCCGCGAGGCGGATCTGGCGCTGTTCGCGAAGCTTGCCAATACGCAGCCGATTCAGGGGCCGGAAGCGGTGCCGATGCGCATCCTGCTGCCCGCGTATGTCACCAGCGAACTGAAAACCGCATTCCAGATTGGCTTTACCGTGTTTATCCCCTTCCTGATCATCGATCTGGTGGTGGCGAGCGTATTAATGGCGCTCGGGATGATGATGGTGCCGCCTGCGTCTATCGCCCTGCCCTTCAAGCTGATGCTGTTTGTGCTGGTCGATGGCTGGCAGCTCCTTGTCGGTTCGCTTGCCCAAAGCTTTTACAGTTAACGAGGTGCATGATGACGCCAGAATCGGTCATGATGATGGGCACGGAAGCCATGAAAGTCGCGCTCGCGCTTGCAGCGCCCCTGCTGCTGGTGGCGCTGGTTACCGGCCTGTTTATCAGTATTTTGCAGGCGGCTACCCAGATTAACGAAATGACGCTGTCGTTCATTCCGAAAATTCTGGCGGTGTTTGTGGTTATCGTGGCGGCGGGCCCGTGGATGCTCAACCTGCTGCTCGACTATATGCGCACCCTGTTTTCTAACCTGCCGTATATCATCGGCTGACGGCCGCGCCCATGCTGCAATTCACCAGCGACCAGTGGCTTCACTGGCTGACTCTGTACTTCTGGCCGCTGCTGCGGGTGCTGGCGTTGATCAGCACCGCGCCTATCCTGAGCGAGCGCGCTATCAGCATCCGCGTCAAAATTGGTCTGGCGCTGCTGATTACCATTGCGCTTGCGCCGAATATCCCTGGCAGCAACGTGCCGATTTTCTCGCTGGAAGGGCTGTGGCTGGGGCTACAGCAAATGCTCATCGGCGTCGCCATCGGGTTTACCATGCAGTTCGCGTTCGCGGCGGTGCGTACCGCAGGCGAGCTTATCGGGCTGCAAATGGGACTGTCATTTGCCACGTTTTTCGATCCGGGCAGCCGCCTGAATATGCCGGTACTGGCGCGTTTTATCGACATGCTGGCGATGTTGCTGTTTCTCACGGTTAACGGTCATCTGTGGCTTATCTCCATTCTTGCCGATACGTTTTATACCCTGCCCATTGGCGGTGACGCGATTAACAGCAACGCCTTTATGGCCCTGGCCCGCGCCGGCGGTTTGATATTTGTTAACGGGGTTATGATGGCGCTGCCGATGATTACGCTGCTGCTGTCATTAAACCTGGCGCTTGGCCTGTTAAACCGTATGGCGCCGCAGCTGACCGTTTTCGCTATTGGCTTCCCGCTGACGCTGAGTATCGGGATAATCGTTCTGGCTGCGTTAATGCCTTTAATAGCACCGTTCTGTGAACATTTATTCGCAGAAATATTTCACTTGTTGACTGATATCGTTAGCGAAATTCCTGCTAAGGGTTAACCCTCCTTTTTAAATGGTCATCCTAAGGATATTCCTAATGTGGAGAATATATTCTCCGGCTGACCATACATCCCAGGCGGAATTAATGATTTTACGCCTCTCACAGAACCGGATCGCCTCTTTACTTTAAGAACTTTCCTGGCAAATTATACGTAACTTTACGGGATAGTTGGGGTCGCCTGAATGACTTCGATACCCGGCTGATACGATTCACGCTATCGGTCTGCGGTACGCCGTTTGACGCTTTATTATCCCGTAAATGCTGGTCTTAGCAGAACGGCGGTCGTTCTCAGGCTGGTGGAGCAATCGTTGTGCTTTAACGGATAACGCGTTTAGTGAGGGTAGGCTATGTCAACGATTATTATGGATCTCTGCAGCTATACCAGGCTCGGGCTAACCGGTTATTTATCGACGAGAGGAGTGAGGAAACGACAGATATTTCATGCTGATAGCGTTGAAACTCTGGAAGAAGCCTGTCAGCTACGTAAGCCCCATGTGGTGTTTATTAATGAAGACTGTTTTATTCACGATCCCGAAAGCAGTCAGCATATAAAGCACATCATTAATCAGCATCCCGGTACGTTATTTATCGTTTTTATGGCGATTGCTAATATTCACTTTGATGAATATTTACGGGTGCGTAAAAATCTGTTAATTAGCTCTAAATCGATTAAACCGGAGTCGCTGGATGCCATTCTGGGAGATTATTTAACCAAAGATATGCAGTGCATTGGCAAAATCAGTTTGCCTACACTTTCTTTAAGCCGTACTGAATCCAGTATGCTGAAAATGTGGATGTCGGGCCAGGATACGATTCAGATTTCCGATCAGATGAATATTAAGGCCAAAACCGTTTCGTCACATAAAGGCAATATAAAACGTAAAATCAAGACCCATAATAAGCAAGTGATCTATCATGTCGTCCGGTTGACCGATAACGTTACCAACGGCATTTTTGTGAATATGCGCTAACGCCATATATTACTATTACCCTGTACCCTGCACGCTTCGCTTCTGGCGCTCGCTGGAAGGATAAATGAATTCTTCATCGTATCGCTCAGGCGAGGATGAACCCTGCCGTAAAATAACGCCGCCCCGAATTAACGGGGCGGCGTAACAATAAGCAGAAAGTATGACGCGTTATTCTACTTTTTCGACAAATACGCCGTCCGGGTGATCTTTCTCATTAAAGAACCATATTCCCAGCGGATACTCCTCAAGCGAAACCAGATACATCGTACCTTCATTAAAAGGCTCAACGGCCAGCACGACGCCTGGGCGGCGCGGCCCGCCATCCGTCTTAACGGTAACCCGATCGTTAACGTTCATAACTGCTCCTCTTATCACTATTGAGCCAGTGTAGAACAAAACCGCTTTGCTGGCACCGGGTACAGGGTAGCGACTGCGTAAGGAGAGCTATAATTAGCGTGATGGGGCCGCCTGAGGTAAATGCCATGAAACCGGAAAACCCAACGCCAGAAACGCCGCAGGCCGACATCGACGCTCTGCTGGACGCGATCGAGGTGATTAGCGAAGACGAGCAGCACACGCCAGAATGCGTCTCCCCGACGCAGGCGGATGCGCGCAGGCAGGATGCGTGTCGGGAGCTTGGCGAGGAGTTCGAACTGGATATCCGCGACGCGGGGCCGAGCGAAGTGAACCGCTGAGCATAAAAATATCCCGGCCTGGGGAGCCGGGATAAGCTTGCGAAAGCAAGAAGCACTTAAAATTCGTTACACCAGGGAAACTGATGTCGATGAACAACATACCGCAAAATTTTTGTGGCACAAGGATATATTCTCTTGGTGAATAATACACTGCTAATATTATGCGAAGATATATTCACTGCGAGCCAATAACCGCGCGCCTTCCATGGAACCGATCCCGAAATAACCCTGCAAACGAGGCCGATTAATTGAGATTATTCCTGGTCAGCCGCGTAGTCGGCAGCGCATAAAAAGGAGCCAACATGGCGCATCTGAATGACGATTTGCTGGTGATCACCGACCTTGACGGCACGCTGCTTGACCCGAACACGCATGAGTGGGAGCCCGCGCAGGCGTGGCTAACGCGCCTTATCGACCATCAGGTGCCGGTTATTCTCTCCAGCACCAAAACCGCAGCGGAGATCGTCGCATTACAGGACGCGCTGGGGCTCTCCGGGCAGCCGTTTATCGCCGAGAACGGCGCGATTATTCAGCTCGACGCCCGCTGGGAAGATAACCCCGATTTCCCTCGCCTGCTGAATGGCATTCCTCATGACGATATTCTCGCGGTGATCAATCGCCTGCGCGACGAACATGGCTATAAGCTTTTCTGCTTCAGCGATGTCGACGAGAAAACCATTGCCGAATGGACCGGACTTAACCCGAAACTCGCGGCGATGGCGAAGCTGCTGGAGGCTTCAGAGACGGTTATCTGGCGCGACAGCGACGACAACCTGGCGCGCTTTACCGCAAGCCTTGAGGCGCTCGGTTTGATGATGATTGAGGGCGGTCGTTTCTGGCATGTGCTGGACGCGCGCGGCGGCAAAGGCCAGGCGGTGAACTGGCTTAAGGAGCAATACCGCAAGCGCGAAGGCACACTGCGCACCACGCTTGGGCTCGGCGACGGGCCGGACGACGCCTCGCTGCTGGATAACGTCGATTTCGCGGTGGTGGTGAAGGGCCTTAACCGTCAGGGCGTCACGCTAAAGCAGGATGAGCCGCAGCGTGTCTTTCGCACCCAGGAAAGCGGCCCCGCGGGGTTTCGCGAGGGGCTCGATCACTTTCTGGGTAAGGCGTAAGCCCTACCCTTCGTCGCACACCAGGTTGCGCCCGCGCTGCTTGGCAAGATACAGCCGGCGATCGGCTATTGATTGCAGATGCTCGAAATCGTAATCGCCGTCTCGTAACGCCTCGCTGATGCCGACGGACACGCTGATGCGAATGGTGGTGTCCGGGCGCACCAGAATCTCCTGGCTGTTAATACGCTGGCGTATCCGCTCAGCCACCTGCCGCGCGCCTTCCGAGGGCGTACCCGGCAGGATAATGCAGAACTCTTCGCCGCCGACGCGCCCGGCAATATCTTCCGCGCGCAGCGAACGGCTTAACATCCCCGCCGCCCATGTCAGCACCTTATCCCCCGCCTGATGGCCGTAGCGGTCGTTGATGCTCTTGAAGTGATCGAGATCGAGCTGGATAACCGAGAACGGCGCCTGCTGCGCGTCGCATGTCTTCGCGGCCAGACGCGCGCGCTCAAAGAACGCGCCGCGGTTATAGAGCCGGGTGAGCGTATCGTACCAGGCGCGCCACTTCAGCGAACGCTGCATGGTAAGCATATTGCGCACCATCCCGACAATCACTCGCCAGGAGATAAACAGCATGGCGGTAAAGAGCAGCCACAGCAGGCCGAGCACCATCGCCACCTTGCCGAATTTCCCTTCCGCGCTTTGGGACACCGTGGTGACTTTCACCAGTACGCCGTCGAAATAGTCGAGCTTTGCCCAGGCGATAAAACGGGTATCCATGCGCGCGTCGCCCTCATTAGCAAGCTCCATCTGGCGCGCCAGCGCCGCTTTATCCTGCGCCGTGAAGTGCAGCGCGGTGTCGTTGCGGGACGAGGTGGTGGTGATGGGGCTGAGCTGGCGATCGAACAGCAGGATCTCGCCGCCGCTGTCGTCGTCATTAAGCGCGTTTTGCAGGAAATCACGCATCGCAGGGATAGGGAAATCCATCGCCAGCACGCCAAACCAGCGGCCGTTATCATCCAGCGGAATACTGGCGGTAACGCGCTGACCGGACGGCATGCTGAGATCGCGCCCGTGCAGCCAGCGCACGCCGCGTCCCGGATTGCGCCGCAAAGATTGATCGAGAAACCAGCGGCTGCTGACCTGCTGATAATAGAGCTCCGGAATGCTTCCGTGGCCGAAAAACGGCAGATTGGTGAGGTAAAACCCGGCGCGCGAGACATAGAAGGTACGCACTTCCGGGCGCTCGCTACGGGCATCGGCGATACTCAGCATATGGCCGAGCGCCAGCGTGGCATTCAGTTCGTTGTATAACAGCGCCTCGTCGCGCTCAAGCAGCGTACTCTGGGCGATAAACGCATCCGACACGCCCTGTATCTCCGGCGCCAGATCGCGCCCCGTAGGCAGCATCCATTCACGCTTGTGGCGATCCGCGTTGAAGCCTGCCATCACGGCGTCGGTCTGCGGGCCCTCCAGCAGATTGTGCATGGCATAGCGCATACCGGCGCGATAGAACAGCAGTTTATCAACGCTGTATTGCAGATTGCGGTCCATCGCCGTGGCGATACTGTCAAGCTGGTTGCGCTGCGAGGAGATAAACGCATCCTGCAAAATCACCCCCTCACGCCATGTCAGCAGCGTGGAGAAGATAAATACGACGCAAAAACAGAAGTTGACGACCCGTATGGGGTTTTTGGTCCGCCAGCGGCTGATGAGTATCTTGTCAGGCACGTCAGACTCCCTGTACTGATAAAGGCTCGACTCGTTGAGGTTGAGTGAAGATCGGGCGGCTCAGATAATACCAGGCGGCGCGGATATTAAAAGTGTGGCCGGTTTTTTACGGATTGTCGCCTGAAACGTGAAAGGATGTCGTTGATCTGTTACAGGATGGGGAAGGAAAGAAAACGCCCGGCGCAGTGGCCGGGCGTTATGTTAACGACGTTCTTCGCGAGACTTCCTTTCGCCCGGAAGGAGTTCGTCTTCACGAAACGCCTCCCGCTGCACGCCGTACCCGTCATACCAGCGGCATTCCACCATGCCGCTCGAATAACCGGTCACAA
Encoded proteins:
- a CDS encoding Cellulose synthesis regulatory protein produces the protein MTWREGVILQDAFISSQRNQLDSIATAMDRNLQYSVDKLLFYRAGMRYAMHNLLEGPQTDAVMAGFNADRHKREWMLPTGRDLAPEIQGVSDAFIAQSTLLERDEALLYNELNATLALGHMLSIADARSERPEVRTFYVSRAGFYLTNLPFFGHGSIPELYYQQVSSRWFLDQSLRRNPGRGVRWLHGRDLSMPSGQRVTASIPLDDNGRWFGVLAMDFPIPAMRDFLQNALNDDDSGGEILLFDRQLSPITTTSSRNDTALHFTAQDKAALARQMELANEGDARMDTRFIAWAKLDYFDGVLVKVTTVSQSAEGKFGKVAMVLGLLWLLFTAMLFISWRVIVGMVRNMLTMQRSLKWRAWYDTLTRLYNRGAFFERARLAAKTCDAQQAPFSVIQLDLDHFKSINDRYGHQAGDKVLTWAAGMLSRSLRAEDIAGRVGGEEFCIILPGTPSEGARQVAERIRQRINSQEILVRPDTTIRISVSVGISEALRDGDYDFEHLQSIADRRLYLAKQRGRNLVCDEG
- the yodC gene encoding Uncharacterized protein yodC, whose product is MVFLVSDEVQRKKSGQRMVVTGYSSGMVECRWYDGYGVQREAFREDELLPGERKSREERR